Proteins found in one Thalassomonas actiniarum genomic segment:
- a CDS encoding DUF6795 domain-containing protein, with the protein MFGLLFKYTIHLCPEVQGRVTYEGKPIADLEVSRSLTYSDEDEEIDTTITDNNGCFSFPEAKMKSRLPGSIFHVPVIRQVLYLSYQDQTYVLWYATQWQIKPCTAYTRMLKELKAELTQPEIRHDFDNLDEPERPHVTSSICRWDTITKVF; encoded by the coding sequence ATGTTTGGTTTGTTGTTTAAATACACGATACATTTATGCCCCGAGGTTCAGGGACGGGTAACCTATGAAGGCAAACCTATTGCTGATCTAGAAGTGTCCCGCAGCCTGACTTACTCAGACGAAGATGAAGAAATTGATACCACTATTACCGACAATAATGGCTGTTTTTCATTTCCCGAAGCCAAGATGAAGTCACGACTGCCAGGTTCTATTTTCCATGTACCGGTTATTCGACAAGTACTATATCTTAGCTATCAAGATCAAACCTATGTGCTTTGGTATGCGACTCAATGGCAGATCAAACCATGCACCGCTTACACTCGAATGCTTAAGGAGCTTAAAGCTGAATTGACCCAGCCTGAGATCCGACATGATTTTGACAATCTTGATGAACCCGAACGACCTCATGTAACGTCCAGTATATGCCGTTGGGATACTATAACTAAAGTATTTTAA
- a CDS encoding toll/interleukin-1 receptor domain-containing protein: MKIFISHASSEQILADAWKHLLEDLGANIEAWYSDDPDPDGGIGPGKWREKIEKELQKADLIFALFTPESKNRPWIYFESAYVLGMGKNQTIIPIVYYMVKDELLSPMQDLSIFCGDDEASLTELYHRLVKKYKGTPVNPKLLKLAFEDYLTAVDRYNQSRLAQSLFHGHFHNQHTAAFLQGNWYSKWTQIAEDGSQTPFEVHPVKIWTTPERLRIVGEGKDWADHYPMEGVVSSEGYIALSYWSQGEIPICGTALLKLVGGNRIIKGTWQGYTAASLKQGLGFMAGEVVIARDQADLG; this comes from the coding sequence ATGAAAATATTTATCAGCCACGCCAGCAGCGAGCAAATATTAGCCGATGCATGGAAACACCTGCTGGAAGATTTAGGCGCCAATATTGAGGCCTGGTATTCGGATGACCCCGATCCCGACGGCGGCATAGGCCCGGGCAAGTGGCGAGAAAAAATTGAAAAAGAGCTGCAAAAAGCGGATTTAATTTTCGCCCTGTTTACCCCTGAGTCGAAAAACAGGCCGTGGATCTACTTTGAAAGCGCCTATGTCCTGGGCATGGGTAAAAACCAGACCATCATTCCTATCGTCTATTACATGGTAAAAGACGAGCTGCTCTCACCGATGCAAGACTTAAGTATCTTTTGCGGCGATGACGAAGCCAGTCTGACCGAGCTCTACCATCGCCTGGTGAAAAAATATAAAGGCACACCGGTCAACCCCAAACTGCTCAAACTGGCCTTTGAGGACTATTTAACAGCCGTTGACCGCTATAACCAGTCAAGACTGGCACAAAGCCTGTTCCACGGCCATTTTCATAACCAGCATACCGCTGCTTTCTTACAGGGCAACTGGTATTCAAAATGGACACAAATTGCCGAAGACGGCAGCCAAACCCCGTTTGAAGTTCATCCGGTGAAAATCTGGACCACGCCGGAGCGGCTGCGTATTGTCGGTGAAGGTAAGGATTGGGCGGATCATTATCCCATGGAAGGCGTGGTATCGTCTGAAGGTTATATCGCTTTGAGTTACTGGAGTCAGGGAGAAATTCCTATCTGCGGCACCGCCTTGCTTAAACTTGTCGGCGGCAACCGCATCATCAAAGGCACCTGGCAGGGTTATACTGCCGCCAGTTTAAAGCAGGGACTCGGCTTTATGGCAGGCGAAGTGGTTATCGCCCGTGACCAGGCTGATCTGGGTTGA
- a CDS encoding alpha/beta hydrolase family protein: protein MRPLLLLFCLIISIFTAVEANAKAQGKYPASIVELTIPSHGKRMSGLAYLAEGAGPHPTILLLHGYPGNEKNLDVAQAMRSEGWNVIFFHYRGAWGSEGEFSFRGAEQDVQQVLAYLRHEENAASLRIKADKISLVGHSMGGHMAIAGLLDNPAVKCSLSYDGANLGADGLGFFKEKQSAALWRSYSDSLFMLSGWSGAKAEAEIRQYGPELDLVKRIGTINGRPVMLIAANTEVIPMAQHIKPLLAALTGTQNSRVFYQLIEDDHSFSSSRDQLIAASASFLNGQCR, encoded by the coding sequence ATGCGGCCTTTGCTCTTGCTGTTCTGCCTGATTATTTCAATTTTTACCGCTGTTGAAGCAAATGCCAAAGCCCAGGGAAAATATCCCGCCAGTATCGTTGAACTGACCATACCTTCACATGGCAAGCGCATGTCCGGTTTGGCTTATTTGGCCGAAGGGGCGGGACCGCATCCCACGATCTTGCTGCTGCACGGTTATCCCGGCAATGAGAAAAACCTGGATGTGGCCCAGGCGATGCGCAGTGAAGGCTGGAATGTGATCTTTTTCCATTACCGCGGTGCCTGGGGCAGCGAGGGAGAATTTTCCTTTCGTGGTGCCGAGCAGGACGTTCAGCAGGTTTTGGCTTATTTAAGGCATGAGGAAAATGCCGCCAGCTTGCGCATTAAGGCGGATAAAATTTCCCTGGTCGGCCACAGTATGGGCGGGCATATGGCGATTGCCGGACTTTTGGATAACCCGGCGGTAAAATGCTCGCTCTCTTATGACGGCGCTAATCTCGGGGCCGACGGCCTGGGCTTTTTTAAAGAAAAACAAAGTGCAGCGCTGTGGCGCAGTTACAGCGATAGCTTGTTTATGCTCTCTGGCTGGTCGGGGGCCAAGGCCGAGGCGGAAATCAGGCAATATGGCCCTGAGCTGGATTTGGTTAAACGTATCGGTACAATTAACGGACGCCCGGTGATGCTCATTGCTGCCAATACCGAGGTGATCCCCATGGCTCAGCATATCAAGCCGTTATTGGCGGCATTAACAGGGACTCAAAATAGCCGGGTGTTCTATCAATTGATTGAAGACGATCACAGCTTCTCATCCTCCCGCGATCAATTGATAGCGGCCAGTGCGAGCTTTTTAAATGGCCAGTGCCGCTAA
- a CDS encoding D-arabinono-1,4-lactone oxidase, giving the protein MKMIKLFIAFLALSAVAGLSFGLYSTENPAETLSNYQNTYECHPAVIHTPSSVEEIQQIVQDAIANGQTVMTGNRKFASQIDAACTANGQVQITLENMNHILAFDAEAKTVSVEAGMRFNDLNDFLRSQELAVNMVTELNIFTIGGMLGSGTHGSTLAKPSNMIADYVTSMTIVNGLGEVKVLTGEALNAARVNLGVLGVVVEVTLQLEPAFKVLADVKGYRDDSGLENIILDIARDNYSANIAWFPGIGRYTTTLYNPMPLQSEGNAYNAQADVSDTQEFFFGLLFDALHEFPGSGLQCLAAKVRYGARDESYYRDLDTGKVVDYPIGHSDQMQYFECKDPDSCVWDKLPIALQEVAIPLEELPNWIMDVREILAAHPTTCFPLNGIYFRFGKASPSYLGMSAGRDTAYLGIEYTLRQEGNAVPKNYFVNLEIEQMSIRKYGARPHWGKNSVAIFENAPAKYEKWDAFMAFKNEMDPQNIFTNPFWQRITGEDSLENYFSPECNARGECYCQTDEHCADGTSCQAGAWYDDARICK; this is encoded by the coding sequence ATGAAAATGATAAAACTCTTTATCGCATTTTTGGCGCTTAGCGCCGTTGCCGGACTGTCGTTTGGCCTTTATTCAACCGAAAACCCGGCAGAAACCCTGTCGAACTATCAAAATACCTATGAGTGCCATCCGGCCGTGATCCACACCCCGAGTTCTGTTGAAGAAATCCAGCAGATTGTCCAGGACGCCATCGCCAACGGCCAGACCGTCATGACAGGCAACCGTAAGTTCGCCAGCCAGATAGACGCCGCCTGTACCGCCAACGGCCAGGTACAGATCACCCTGGAGAATATGAACCATATCCTCGCCTTTGACGCCGAGGCGAAAACAGTTTCGGTAGAAGCAGGCATGCGTTTTAACGATCTCAATGATTTCCTGCGCAGCCAGGAGCTGGCGGTCAATATGGTCACTGAGCTCAATATCTTTACCATAGGCGGCATGCTCGGCAGCGGCACCCATGGCTCTACCCTGGCCAAACCCAGCAATATGATCGCCGATTACGTCACCTCCATGACCATAGTGAACGGCCTGGGGGAAGTTAAGGTACTGACCGGCGAAGCCCTTAATGCTGCCCGGGTCAATCTCGGGGTACTGGGAGTCGTGGTGGAAGTCACCCTGCAGCTCGAACCCGCGTTTAAAGTACTGGCAGATGTTAAAGGCTACAGGGACGATAGCGGCCTTGAAAATATTATTTTAGATATCGCCCGCGACAATTACAGCGCCAATATCGCCTGGTTCCCGGGAATAGGCCGCTATACCACCACACTTTATAACCCTATGCCGCTACAAAGCGAAGGCAATGCCTACAATGCCCAGGCAGATGTCAGCGATACCCAGGAGTTCTTTTTCGGTTTGTTGTTTGACGCCCTGCATGAATTTCCGGGCTCCGGCCTGCAGTGCCTGGCCGCCAAAGTCAGATACGGCGCACGGGATGAGTCTTATTACCGCGACCTTGATACCGGTAAGGTGGTCGATTATCCGATTGGCCATTCGGATCAGATGCAGTACTTTGAATGTAAAGATCCCGACTCATGTGTCTGGGATAAGCTGCCGATTGCTTTGCAGGAAGTGGCCATTCCTTTGGAAGAATTGCCCAACTGGATCATGGACGTGCGTGAAATCCTCGCAGCCCACCCCACTACTTGCTTCCCGTTAAACGGCATTTATTTCCGCTTCGGTAAGGCATCGCCGAGCTACCTGGGCATGAGCGCCGGACGTGATACCGCCTATCTCGGCATAGAATACACCCTGCGCCAGGAAGGTAATGCGGTGCCGAAGAACTATTTTGTCAACCTGGAAATCGAGCAGATGTCTATCCGTAAATATGGCGCCAGACCCCATTGGGGCAAAAACTCGGTGGCGATATTTGAAAATGCCCCGGCAAAATATGAAAAATGGGACGCGTTTATGGCCTTTAAGAATGAGATGGACCCGCAAAATATCTTTACCAACCCGTTCTGGCAGCGTATTACCGGCGAAGATTCCCTGGAGAATTACTTCAGTCCCGAATGTAATGCCCGGGGAGAATGTTATTGCCAAACCGATGAACATTGCGCCGACGGCACCAGCTGTCAGGCCGGCGCCTGGTATGATGACGCCCGCATCTGTAAATAA
- a CDS encoding reprolysin-like metallopeptidase: MGNHPAHKQLTSCGNPLIKAAGIAAAFTFSANAFATTTLDVMALYTDGVEAQYGDSVETRLNQIISVSNKVYADSNLDIELRLVHQQHVDYSDSVSPEQALTDLTCDFTALQTQGVCNRGEAFSQVDDLREQYGADLVLLMRPYANSHNNVCGIAWIGGYGTNGDFSNPLWRETGMGVIGMDGPCGDWVTSHELGHNMGLTHSSLQDSEGGTFPWAWGYGESDNFATIMGYAWLFGSNSQKVYNFSSPDLDCFGSACGIDRNEANGADAVHALGVAAPQIAAYTATVITDPNDGTDGSTDGETPEETQPLDDPDEAKQAWLDAKEKLAGLKAERKALKTEQNTARTAYKQARRAYNKAYNSYQRQLTQLNSLYQQAMQAINDYNAGSNLTTAQQQNLYNAAISKVDSYNAKVLEVSASAEELNALLDAYNSAKDSYEQSQAAFEQAKAAVAAQKQVVADAYQAYQDALNG, from the coding sequence ATGGGAAATCACCCCGCTCACAAACAGCTAACAAGCTGTGGTAATCCCCTGATAAAGGCCGCCGGTATTGCCGCTGCTTTTACTTTTAGTGCGAATGCTTTCGCCACGACTACCTTAGATGTTATGGCCCTTTATACCGACGGGGTCGAAGCACAATATGGCGACAGCGTTGAAACCCGCTTAAACCAGATCATCAGCGTTTCCAATAAAGTCTACGCCGACAGTAACCTGGATATCGAATTACGCCTGGTGCACCAGCAACATGTCGATTACAGCGACTCGGTTTCGCCTGAGCAGGCGCTGACCGACCTCACCTGTGACTTTACCGCTTTGCAAACCCAGGGAGTGTGTAACCGCGGCGAAGCCTTTAGCCAGGTCGATGATTTGCGCGAACAATACGGCGCAGATTTAGTTTTACTGATGCGCCCTTATGCCAACAGCCATAACAATGTTTGCGGTATCGCCTGGATCGGCGGCTACGGCACCAACGGCGATTTCAGCAACCCGTTGTGGCGTGAAACCGGCATGGGCGTGATCGGCATGGACGGTCCCTGCGGCGACTGGGTGACCAGCCATGAATTAGGCCATAATATGGGACTGACCCACTCTTCACTGCAAGACAGCGAAGGCGGCACTTTCCCCTGGGCCTGGGGTTACGGCGAGTCCGACAACTTTGCCACTATCATGGGTTATGCCTGGCTCTTTGGCAGCAATAGCCAAAAGGTCTATAACTTTTCCAGCCCGGATTTAGATTGTTTCGGCTCTGCCTGCGGTATCGACCGCAATGAAGCCAACGGCGCCGATGCCGTACATGCCTTAGGGGTTGCCGCGCCGCAAATTGCCGCCTATACCGCCACCGTGATCACAGATCCCAACGACGGCACTGACGGCTCAACCGACGGAGAAACCCCGGAAGAAACCCAGCCGTTAGACGATCCCGATGAGGCCAAACAAGCCTGGCTTGATGCCAAGGAAAAACTGGCCGGGCTAAAAGCCGAGCGCAAAGCGCTGAAAACCGAGCAAAATACCGCCCGCACAGCCTATAAACAGGCCAGACGTGCTTATAACAAGGCTTATAACAGTTACCAGCGCCAGCTGACCCAGCTCAACAGCCTTTACCAGCAGGCGATGCAGGCAATCAATGATTATAATGCCGGCAGCAACCTGACCACGGCGCAGCAGCAAAACTTATACAATGCCGCCATAAGCAAGGTAGACAGTTACAACGCTAAAGTGCTTGAAGTGAGCGCATCGGCAGAAGAGCTTAATGCCCTGCTTGACGCATACAACAGTGCCAAAGACAGTTACGAGCAGTCCCAGGCAGCTTTCGAGCAAGCCAAAGCAGCCGTAGCAGCACAAAAACAAGTGGTTGCAGATGCCTACCAGGCTTATCAGGATGCTTTAAACGGTTAA
- a CDS encoding alpha/beta fold hydrolase — translation MTLNQWQQEGKYFQYRGHNIFYRDEGEGEVLVLIHGFPTACWDWHKLWPELTKRYRVVCLDMIGFGFSDKPRDYDYSIFDQADLHQAIWAYLGISRFHLLAHDYGDTVAQELLARFQDWQVSKTPDENGYVINSLCLLNGGLFPETHRPLLLQKLLLSPIGKVISYLSNERSLRKKLNAILAPDKQMSDDEWQDFWTLMKHNRGLAISHKLIRYMSERKINRERWVGALVNSRVPIRLINGSLDPISGAHMVTRYCELVPEAACDVVVLGQVGHYPQVEDPEAVLTAYLAFRSALFGRENLMKAKM, via the coding sequence ATGACACTTAACCAATGGCAGCAAGAGGGTAAATATTTTCAATACCGGGGGCATAATATCTTCTACCGGGATGAGGGCGAAGGTGAGGTATTGGTATTAATCCACGGCTTTCCCACTGCTTGTTGGGACTGGCATAAACTCTGGCCCGAGTTAACTAAACGTTACCGGGTGGTGTGCCTGGACATGATAGGTTTTGGCTTTTCCGATAAACCCCGGGATTATGACTACAGTATTTTTGACCAGGCGGATCTGCACCAGGCTATATGGGCTTATTTGGGCATTAGTCGTTTCCATCTGCTGGCACACGATTATGGCGATACCGTGGCCCAGGAATTACTGGCGAGATTTCAGGATTGGCAGGTCAGCAAAACACCCGATGAAAACGGTTATGTTATTAACAGCCTTTGTTTGCTTAACGGCGGTTTATTTCCTGAAACCCACCGGCCGTTATTGTTGCAAAAACTGCTGCTCAGCCCGATAGGAAAAGTGATCAGTTATTTGTCAAATGAGCGGTCGTTACGTAAAAAACTTAACGCGATTTTAGCCCCGGATAAACAGATGTCGGATGATGAATGGCAGGATTTTTGGACATTAATGAAACATAACCGGGGTTTGGCTATCAGTCATAAACTTATCCGTTATATGTCTGAGCGCAAAATAAATCGCGAGCGCTGGGTTGGGGCGTTAGTGAATAGCAGGGTGCCAATTCGGCTGATAAACGGCAGTTTAGATCCGATATCCGGCGCCCATATGGTAACGCGTTACTGTGAGCTGGTGCCCGAAGCTGCCTGCGATGTTGTGGTGCTTGGGCAAGTAGGACATTATCCCCAGGTAGAAGACCCTGAGGCGGTATTAACGGCTTATCTGGCTTTTCGTTCTGCTCTGTTTGGCAGAGAAAATCTCATGAAAGCCAAGATGTGA
- a CDS encoding TonB-dependent receptor domain-containing protein, with protein MKCLRYFTLKHPIADARLVMALVFIACLSPVFIQKAAAQPPEQEQEQESKLAALYQLSLEDLINIRFSTGIAGPAQKKLDSSIAITTIPFDKLIALQPQSTADLLEVVPGFFTEDSAGEVHSNFSARGTWGDSNRMIGMHNDGVMHAYSDIFNGSLGKIDLMTEKVEVVRGGTAGIISSRGPSSVVNYITRKGSKTGQGQSSLKISDHHTRRFDGYYSGPFTDNWLFALGGFYRRQDGLRDRGFTSDSGGQFRFNLSRQLLCDNVSDGEIILSYHHVNDKNAFYLPTPMTNIKDPRAIPGGINALKGSLASLDAKQVNLVSPEGFISHDLEDGIHTRVNTFGLDISKSFNNRRWSINNQLRVMHYKGDGNAVYPNGNNQIQGALQRLYGDGGIADTMFAAFPGAAAVQYAYAGSGELIPDEHIPTLNRNGLTQELTYRHFGYHLSQLVNNFTVRYQSRDNTLTLGSVYLMADYDKLYRNQHKYLAELTDNARKLDVVALNANEEIIGHYTREGFSDFFTELSLGDAKLDSLSVYLLDEYQLTENFRMDFGVRYEDLTVKTRAWLSEADLDIPPAYNDIDILADNNVRAWRTNERFTLSPRHESDIGWSVGANYHVSDHLALYSRYTDTFMFRSDLLGEVINAARARDVSEAQKDSKTELNFFEIGLRYARKHFATSLTLYNTEFTPQAINVTVSENGRDVFKSIEFDTRAWGLEFEANWAPRPWFTLAMTGVIQDAEYTGAQGLIDGIEVDGNQINRIANEQIRLTPIFYFDNSELFFTYHYLGERFGNAANTSKLPAYATLAAGISFFLSDNLTLMLKGTNLTRQIGLSEGNPRDQSQFGQLEIADNFYARSIFGRTFTASLTYAF; from the coding sequence ATGAAGTGCTTACGGTATTTTACCCTGAAACACCCTATAGCTGATGCCAGGCTTGTCATGGCACTGGTATTTATTGCCTGTTTATCGCCGGTATTTATCCAAAAGGCAGCAGCTCAGCCGCCGGAGCAAGAGCAAGAGCAAGAAAGCAAGTTAGCAGCTTTATATCAGCTCAGCCTCGAAGACTTGATCAATATTCGGTTTTCTACCGGCATTGCCGGCCCCGCCCAGAAAAAACTGGACTCTTCCATCGCCATCACCACCATCCCCTTTGACAAACTCATCGCACTGCAACCGCAAAGCACTGCAGATTTGCTGGAAGTAGTACCGGGCTTTTTCACCGAAGACAGTGCCGGCGAGGTGCATAGCAATTTTTCTGCCCGCGGCACCTGGGGGGACTCCAACCGTATGATAGGCATGCACAACGACGGCGTGATGCATGCCTACAGCGATATCTTTAACGGCTCGCTAGGCAAAATTGATTTGATGACCGAAAAAGTCGAGGTGGTGCGTGGCGGCACTGCCGGCATTATTTCATCCCGCGGCCCTTCTTCAGTGGTGAACTATATCACCAGAAAAGGCAGCAAAACCGGGCAAGGCCAGAGCAGCCTTAAGATCAGCGATCACCATACCCGGCGTTTCGACGGCTATTATTCCGGGCCGTTTACAGATAACTGGCTGTTTGCCCTGGGCGGTTTTTACCGCCGCCAGGACGGCCTGCGCGACCGGGGTTTTACCAGCGACAGCGGCGGACAATTCAGGTTCAATCTCTCCCGGCAACTGCTCTGCGATAACGTTTCTGATGGTGAAATCATCCTGAGCTACCACCATGTTAACGATAAAAACGCCTTTTATCTGCCAACACCTATGACCAATATAAAAGATCCCCGGGCCATTCCCGGCGGGATAAATGCCCTGAAAGGCAGTTTAGCCAGCCTGGATGCAAAACAGGTAAACCTTGTCAGTCCCGAAGGCTTTATCAGCCATGATCTGGAAGATGGCATCCATACCCGGGTCAATACCTTTGGCCTGGATATCAGTAAAAGCTTTAACAACCGGCGCTGGAGCATCAATAACCAACTTAGGGTTATGCACTACAAAGGGGACGGCAATGCGGTTTATCCTAACGGTAATAACCAGATCCAGGGGGCATTGCAGCGTTTATATGGCGACGGCGGTATTGCCGACACTATGTTTGCCGCTTTCCCGGGAGCCGCTGCGGTGCAATATGCCTATGCCGGCAGCGGCGAGCTAATCCCGGATGAGCACATCCCGACCTTAAACCGTAACGGCCTGACCCAGGAGCTGACTTACCGCCACTTCGGCTATCACCTGAGCCAACTGGTCAATAACTTTACTGTCCGCTATCAAAGCCGGGATAATACCCTGACCCTGGGCAGTGTCTACCTTATGGCGGATTACGATAAATTATACCGGAACCAGCATAAATACCTGGCAGAATTAACCGACAATGCCCGCAAACTTGACGTGGTCGCCTTAAACGCCAATGAAGAGATCATCGGACATTATACCCGGGAGGGCTTCAGCGACTTTTTTACCGAGCTCTCCCTTGGCGATGCCAAGCTCGATTCCCTGAGTGTATATCTGCTCGATGAATACCAGCTGACGGAGAACTTCAGAATGGACTTTGGTGTCCGTTATGAAGATTTAACCGTAAAAACCCGCGCCTGGCTCAGTGAAGCCGACCTTGACATCCCCCCAGCCTATAATGATATCGACATACTGGCGGATAATAACGTCCGGGCCTGGCGCACAAATGAGCGTTTTACCCTCAGCCCGAGGCATGAAAGCGACATCGGCTGGTCCGTCGGGGCAAATTACCATGTTAGTGATCACCTCGCCCTTTACAGCCGTTATACCGATACTTTTATGTTCCGCTCGGATTTGCTCGGCGAAGTGATCAATGCCGCCCGTGCCCGGGATGTTTCCGAGGCCCAGAAAGACTCAAAAACCGAACTCAATTTCTTCGAAATCGGGTTGCGCTACGCCAGAAAGCACTTTGCCACCTCATTAACCCTGTACAATACCGAGTTCACCCCACAGGCCATCAATGTTACTGTCTCTGAAAACGGCCGGGATGTCTTTAAAAGCATAGAATTTGATACCCGGGCCTGGGGACTGGAATTCGAAGCGAACTGGGCTCCCCGCCCCTGGTTTACTCTGGCAATGACCGGCGTGATCCAGGACGCCGAATATACCGGGGCACAAGGCTTGATTGACGGTATTGAAGTTGACGGCAACCAAATCAACCGCATCGCCAACGAGCAGATAAGGCTGACTCCAATCTTCTATTTTGACAATAGCGAGCTGTTTTTTACTTATCATTACCTGGGAGAGCGTTTTGGCAATGCCGCCAATACCAGTAAACTACCCGCTTATGCGAC
- a CDS encoding carotenoid oxygenase family protein, whose protein sequence is MDRRRFIKTAGVLSALPMVSFGHEQSQLAASSFPGSIMHGSLTQASDELTVLSGQLPQDIFGHVFMTEGISLEENQLTPNGRGALTRVDFSGGTAAFTRKMINTPSAIMQEHVTAPFDKFALLGGTVYFSMNLGFMNYCNTAPNYMGNNRFALSYEGGMPFEFDATTLELVTPIGQTWEWHSSLPPFADLLAPDKWLFPQIRTTGHPYFDLDSEECFTINYGGNMGESGLKNGFIRLIRWDLSGPFDSWQVIGRNGENAYITATSHSLSVTRNHVLIFETAARVENARIMGIRTVTPQKHRTPVWIIRKADLHFGQSMVFADYLELDFDTSDIMCNYNDDGDIITLYGQYLGAMDKSEPQFDWESLYFGGRVDSEIAGYPAAPVDVGGLVRARIRVNAVSSEEIKGDFDVIRDQSLCWDMNDPAYRGHFQFPETFEHIYWAAVGYRPEHLVKRVARAYEDYPGRYYQNETLPQSAQPSALIHMDCSAMTISDSYQFPQDCVMRTPQFMARKNSTAQDDGYIFTAVVRKEPSNGQFTGKEFWLFDAKNLSQGPVCILGSAKLDFATTNHALWVPEIGPRPPLAYKADLNSHFNDKLACHSRQVQEVLTTYVLPKFA, encoded by the coding sequence ATGGATCGAAGACGTTTTATTAAAACGGCGGGTGTGCTCTCCGCCCTGCCCATGGTGAGTTTTGGCCATGAACAATCCCAACTGGCCGCCTCAAGCTTTCCTGGCAGTATTATGCACGGCAGTTTAACACAGGCCAGTGATGAGCTGACGGTATTATCCGGGCAACTGCCACAGGATATTTTTGGCCATGTCTTTATGACCGAAGGCATCTCGCTGGAAGAGAATCAGCTCACCCCCAACGGCAGGGGCGCCCTGACCCGGGTCGACTTTTCTGGCGGTACAGCGGCTTTTACCCGCAAGATGATCAATACCCCGTCCGCCATCATGCAAGAGCATGTGACCGCCCCGTTTGACAAATTTGCCCTGCTCGGCGGTACCGTCTATTTCAGCATGAACCTCGGCTTTATGAATTACTGCAATACCGCCCCGAATTATATGGGCAATAACCGCTTTGCCCTCAGTTATGAAGGCGGCATGCCGTTTGAATTCGACGCGACTACCTTAGAGCTGGTCACTCCCATAGGGCAAACATGGGAATGGCATTCCAGCCTGCCGCCTTTTGCCGATTTACTGGCGCCGGACAAGTGGCTTTTCCCGCAGATAAGGACCACGGGACATCCTTATTTTGATCTCGACTCCGAGGAATGTTTTACCATCAACTACGGCGGCAATATGGGGGAATCCGGGCTGAAAAACGGCTTTATCCGCCTGATCCGCTGGGATTTATCCGGCCCGTTCGACAGCTGGCAGGTCATCGGCCGCAATGGGGAAAATGCCTATATTACAGCAACTTCCCACTCACTAAGCGTTACGCGTAACCATGTTTTGATTTTTGAAACCGCCGCCCGGGTAGAAAATGCCCGCATCATGGGCATACGTACGGTCACCCCACAAAAACACCGTACCCCGGTGTGGATAATCCGCAAAGCCGACCTGCATTTTGGCCAGAGCATGGTGTTCGCCGATTACCTGGAGCTGGACTTTGATACCTCGGATATCATGTGCAACTACAATGATGACGGCGACATTATCACCCTTTATGGTCAGTACCTGGGGGCCATGGACAAATCCGAGCCTCAGTTCGACTGGGAGTCCCTGTATTTCGGCGGCCGGGTGGACTCGGAAATTGCCGGTTACCCGGCTGCCCCTGTCGATGTCGGCGGCCTGGTGCGGGCACGCATCCGGGTGAATGCGGTATCAAGTGAAGAAATTAAAGGCGACTTTGACGTGATCCGCGACCAAAGCCTGTGCTGGGATATGAACGATCCCGCCTACCGCGGCCATTTTCAGTTCCCGGAAACCTTTGAGCATATCTACTGGGCCGCGGTAGGTTATCGCCCCGAACACCTGGTTAAGCGGGTAGCCAGGGCTTATGAAGATTATCCGGGCCGTTATTACCAAAACGAAACTTTACCGCAAAGTGCTCAGCCCTCGGCGCTGATTCATATGGATTGCAGCGCTATGACTATCAGCGACAGTTACCAGTTTCCACAAGACTGTGTGATGCGCACCCCGCAATTTATGGCGCGAAAAAACTCCACCGCCCAGGATGACGGGTATATTTTTACCGCCGTGGTCAGGAAGGAGCCCAGCAACGGCCAGTTTACCGGCAAGGAATTCTGGCTGTTTGATGCGAAAAACTTAAGCCAGGGACCTGTCTGTATCCTGGGCAGCGCCAAGCTCGATTTTGCCACCACAAATCATGCCTTATGGGTGCCTGAAATCGGCCCGCGTCCGCCATTGGCTTATAAAGCAGATCTCAACAGCCATTTTAATGACAAGCTTGCTTGTCATAGCCGGCAAGTGCAGGAGGTGTTAACCACCTATGTGTTGCCCAAATTTGCTTAA